The Temnothorax longispinosus isolate EJ_2023e chromosome 4, Tlon_JGU_v1, whole genome shotgun sequence genome has a window encoding:
- the LOC139811356 gene encoding protein DOP1 homolog isoform X4 yields the protein MGSIALEEYELMKDSKYRVYVSAVDKALKSFEYTSEWADLISALGKLNKVLLSHMKFPVIPRRIKISKRLAQCMHPALPSGVHLKALETYDIIFKCMGTNRLSHELFIYSAGLFPLLGHAAMNVRPSLLTVYETHFVPLGERLRPGLSGFLSGVLLGLEDGSDHFDRTNSLLEKVCEGVGAEHFYACLWDCLASNSGIRLPAISFVLAHFNKKLSMEEQKYIMGTNTKIMISALCAGVRDTSVLVQRSALDFLLIGFPMHNSQLTHQDMILLIKAALVTILRRDMSLNRRLFAWLLGTEVSTSILKKKTHATADTKEDVTYFDMYSKKMLVEAIKYLLKEVCEENSQDLKPYRILVSLLDKVDIGPIILDDILFEVFRTFYNACKQSVLSHAPKANEVVKSANLLFSTLEPSYIWIHCGHLFEKACNTRAKTQVAIEDVAVRPVGSGMPNLVEVCVLTEFLLETVSLDAFIDTPSEHLPGLFYEITSKLLYHSNILSPMEISKSLKLCGKILSRVQPTMITAHADKCGEVDTKLDTSLNNITVPSDNSLTAIPLEKSQSDSKLNKPDTSSIPFVEKSPSTRRRANSGGAAKRNEKKSKKKASKSTPKLNDTYTIQADGSSISVIVSEDPKPLSRNKSMDDIKASCIETDGISSKNQSSDSRLATLKNFKNVTPMGSTGSLCRGPSPAFQAQHSMLEKCLRQYEIFYVKLISNRILSKERTVQDMFDHLVVSYPRKSFDERMRYLEFLLNSRLNIDDSGFFSQDTSVTEDTKCLDIFHLFLDMAAQSEWIEAMKIASSLFVELSTFPKYFLPGDDVLVEEEPKFEHVLPDWLKVLIVCSCWLQKQPALQLTSIATLLDLVALLKAHNDVETHPKSGEGVTTVIIVPLLKQWHVTYLMQYTNVFQVLAHSLWNHLGELPAHKFRMRCVELLHELHHALYDSCDAVEDLIGSALISENPEKRIEAFGRFATLWHLGREIETNPRLRGCLRTFDQSLLKILDNLQLADNSPLKLQAQSWLLHSLMRGDISRVIDPLLTILLDPSTCRMSVLHVSIQHSNTVLTKNDPVEEKSEVQDDTEGAAKIYAISSVDGNVIYHVSDSMDEDKRWKKGKKKKPAINPVKIKRIFAVTTLATSDNCNHYVTEKNQFMKELEVPPSISGNRKISVFVNPLSINCNENSNDSLTEDDSLPSMRKGTELLKNATRFKKIDFDKGSTASLDESLFESTNSSLKAKDKSSYKKLNDDVDSSSDSITNSLDSSSPEVTNKQSKQKKETVIMPGSSREVAGTIIKGRYYSTNEFSANYDHDIGSFEASAEVPSWTMDDDDGELDVSTTAEEYFSNSSCTSIVEEILNEVLDRAMQLCDIAEPPKSEEIPQHNAKTNRNVGLGVHNLHSHMLLYCGVYDSARTLYALRTLRNELLTNMRMFLCCAATTGVTNATKNTVLLNLLARHRKSVFGRNFHGDVANTEFIAAYRSSMYLEVLISVCLYFARSYYPNLGQMRLTCEEIAGNRQVQLASAELLTLIFSELIPIVRDSGKGFSCYIVDLLTKCKVQKVALHCLVSSVMSMKNAHKETEDVSTFTEEIVLFNDPFVDNDVNKCKYRASDHTEAFQIQLLRLLLALIMLEHQCSSQKGEEINLTTSPIPSSPTRTSNLIGNSLKYVSGAAIPQQPMFLASILSALQLDHMRHLHQHWTTLVTSSLPFMGPSLTSVVTSVIHQLCCNIEHLASYYISEEATLTSKLQDISTVECCLPADYTVTHLEALTYLLHYCLLDTSQQVGFSFNQPLSGTIQTGIPGANPGQIFNNLIHVFMPSPLSPDLSTAKDKTGANELQQHARRTALSHLPRIIASLSALWQAVLATKDNEQASCVVGSPRIVKYQLLELLSPISFHHGANFLAAVAVAWHERRQPSAASKKILPEACPNQQVMVHLVSAIRVMPIDTLVHTVHQVVKTPPPIHGIKQDFSLEVSVLELLYVYMQSNTSQSLIESWASLLSLLKDGLSLTAPAQFLLLAILNEYVQKCPPMQEKKDIKDLQDVSAKLIESCSQIAGACLEQTTWLRRNLAVREDVFEVVEGSSEVTPGTPPNAAYSVQAQAVLAEILAPLLDVGYGSQEKERVVTLLTNLMYNVTPYLKNHTIKNIASFTACSQLLASLSGYQYTRKAWRKDVLDLLLDSAFFQMIPACLPYWRTIIDNLMTHDNTTFRDLMNRVSMAQGSGISIFSSKEQEYEQKAQLLKRLAFVILCSEMDQYHKYMPEIQERLADSLRLPQVIPSIQAQVFLCFRVLLLRMSPQHATSLWPVIVSELVQVFLYIEQELSTDSEEFSRHSSSHIKLLSALDSSWAVNASNGLQAHGHPHWLQLQLAAAKLLDLALLLDAHRLPQFQMYKWAFVGDAAAGCMDNNNLSSDFVPHITRIAKLMDSKFKPEGPPPKRNPGELLLTSNNVRSLQDLHHFFSSLSRATCDTYVPINNTQLETVIEQDFLEKMPAVPAR from the exons ATGGGTTCCATCGCTCTGGAGGAGTACGAGTTGATGAAGGACTCGAAGTATCGGGT CTATGTGTCCGCTGTCGACAAGGCCCTGAAAAGCTTCGAGTACACGAGCGAATGGGCAGATTTAATTTCTGCCTTGGGAAAGCTCAACAAAGTGCTGTTGAGCCATATGAAGTTTCCCGTTATTCCAAGGAGAATCAAAATATCGAAGAGATTAGCCCAATGCATGCATCCGGCGTTACCTTCTGGTGTTCACTTAAAAGCTTTAGAAACGTAcgacattatttttaagtgtATGGGCACTAATAGGCTCAGCCATGAGCTCTTCATTTATAGCGCAG GGCTATTTCCGTTATTGGGTCATGCTGCTATGAATGTCAGGCCGTCATTGTTAACTGTATACGAGACGCACTTTGTGCCACTCGGCGAAAGGTTGAGACCAGGATTAAGTGGTTTTTTAAGCGGCGTCCTCTTGGGCCTAGAAGATGGATCTGATCATTTTGACAG AACTAACTCCTTACTGGAGAAAGTGTGCGAGGGTGTGGGTGCGGAACACTTTTATGCATGTCTCTGGGACTGCTTGGCTTCAAACTCTGGCATTCGATTGCCTGCGATATCGTTTGTGCTAGCACATTTCAACAAGAAGCTATCAATGGAggagcaaaaatatattatgggtactaatactaaaattatg atttcaGCCTTATGTGCTGGAGTGCGAGACACTTCGGTGTTGGTGCAGAGAAGCGCACTGGATTTTCTGTTGATAGGCTTTCCTATGCACAACAGTCAATTAACGCATCAAGATAtgatattgttaataaaagcTGCTCTAGTTACTATATTGCGAAGAGACATGAGCTTAAACAG ACGTTTGTTTGCTTGGCTGTTGGGCACTGAAGTGAGCACATCGATTTTAAAGAAGAAGACCCATGCAACTGCAGATACTAAAGAGGATGTAACGTACTTTGATATGTATTCGAAGAAAATGCTAGTCGAAGCGATAAAATATCTGCTTAAAGAAGTGTGTGAAGAAAATTCGCAAGATTTGAAGCCATATAGGATACTTGTCTCGTTACTTGATAAGGTGGATATTGGACCAATAATTTTGGATGACATTCTGTTTGAAGTGTTTAG aacattttATAATGCATGCAAACAATCCGTGTTGAGTCACGCACCGAAAGCGAATGAAGTGGTGAAGTCAGCGAATCTGTTATTTTCGACTCTGGAACCGTCGTACATATGGATACATTGCGGGCATCTGTTTGAGAAAGCCTGTAATACCAGAGCGAAGACACAAGTCGCGATCGAAGACGTCGCTGTCAGACCGGTCGGTAGTGGAATGCCGAATCTCGTGGAAGTATGCGTGCTAACGGAATTTTTACTTGAGACTGTGTCGTTGGACGCGTTTATCGACACGCCGTCTGAACATCTTCCTGGcttattttacgaaataacCAGCAAGCTTTTATATCACAGTAATATCCTGTCCCCGATGGAAATTTCGAAAAGCCTCAAATTGTGCGGCAAAATCTTGTCGAGAGTGCAACCAACGATGATAACGGCTCATGCGGACAAGTGTGGTGAAGTAGATACCAAGTTGGACACATCTCTGAATAACATTACAGTTCCCAGCGATAATTCCTTAACGGCGATCCCTTTAGAGAAGAGTCAGTCGGATAGTAAATTGAATAAGCCCGACACGTCCAGTATCCCCTTCGTGGAGAAAAGCCCAAGTACAAGGAGAAGAGCCAATTCCGGCGGTGCCGCTAAAAGGAACGAGAAGAAGTCGAAGAAGAAGGCGAGCAAAAGCACTCCCAAATTAAACGACACATACACTATACAAGCCGATGGCAGTAGCATATCTGTTATAGTGAGCGAAGACCCGAAACCTTTATCTAGAAATAAAAGCATGGACGATATTAAAGCGAGCTGCATTGAGACCGATGGAATCTCTTCGAAGAATCAATCTTCGGACAGCCGTCTAGCCACGTTGAAAAACTTCAAGAATGTTACTCCAATGGGATCGACGGGATCCTTGTGTAGGGGACCATCTCCGGCGTTTCAGGCACAGCACTCCATGTTGGAAAAGTGCCTGCGGcaatacgaaatattttatgttaaattaattagcaaTCGGATACTTAGCAAGGAGAGAACAGTACAGGATATGTTCGATCATTTAGTGGTGTCTTATCCGAGAAAGAGTTTTGACGAGAGAATGCGTTACTTGGAATTCTTGCTGAATTCCAGATTAAACATAGACGATTCCGGATTCTTTAGTCAAGACACATCCGTAACCGAGGATACCAAGTGCCTGGATATTTTTCACCTATTTCTCGATATGGCAGCGCAATCGGAGTGGATCGAAGCCATGAAAATAGCGTCCAGCTTGTTTGTCGAGTTGTCCACATTTCCAAAGTACTTTTTGCCCGGCGACGACGTACTCGTGGAGGAGGAGCCAAAGTTCGAGCACGTTCTTCCGGATTGGTTGAAAGTTTTAATAGTCTGTTCCTGCTGGTTGCAGAAACAACCCGCGTTACAGTTAACGAGCATCGCCACGTTATTGGACTTGGTGGCATTGTTGAAGGCACACAATGACGTCGAGACACATCCGAAAAGTGGAGAAGGTGTGACGACGGTTATTATCGTGCCTCTGTTAAAGCAATGGCATGTAACTTACTTGATGCAGTATACTAATGTGTTTCAG GTATTGGCACATTCCTTGTGGAATCATTTGGGCGAACTTCCCGCCCATAAGTTCAGGATGCGTTGCGTAGAACTTTTGCACGAATTGCATCACGCTTTATACGATTCCTGCGACGCGGTCGAAGATCTGATAGGATCTGCGCTCATTTCTGAGAATCCCGAGAAGAGGATCGAGGCATTCGGTAGATTCGCCACTTTGTGGCATTTAGGACGAGAAATCGAAACGAATCCAAGGTTGCGTGGCTGTCTCAGAACTTTTGACCA ATccttattgaaaatattggaCAATCTTCAGCTTGCGGATAATTCGCCGTTAAAGCTGCAGGCTCAATCGTGGCTGCTACATTCCTTGATGCGCGGCGACATATCGCGCGTAATAGATCCCCTGCTGACAATACTATTAGATCCATCCACATGTCGTATGAGCGTCCTTCACGTCAGTATACAACACAGTAATACCGTCCTAACGAAGAACGATCCCGTGGAGGAGAAATCGGAGGTACAAGACGACACGGAGGGTGCAGCGAAAATTTACGCGATCAGTTCGGTCGATGGTAATGTGATATATCACGTGAGCGATAGCATGGACGAGGATAAAAGGTGGAAGAAGggtaagaagaagaagccgGCGATAAATCCTGTGAAGATAAAACGAATTTTCGCGGTGACAACGCTGGCGACTAGTGATAATTGCAATCACTATGTCACGGAGAAAAATCAGTTTATGAAGGAACTCGAGGTACCGCCCAGTATATCCGGCAACAGGAAGATTTCCGTGTTTGTAAATCCCCTCTCGATCAACTGTAACGAAAATTCAAATGACTCTTTGACGGAGGACGATTCGTTGCCCAGTATGCGTAAGGGAACGGAGTTGCTGAAAAATGCCACccgtttcaaaaaaattgatttcgacaAAGGTTCTACTGCCAGTTTAGACGAGAGTCTTTTCGAATCGACGAATTCTAGTTTGAAGGCAAAGGATAAGAGTAGCTACAAGAAGTTGAACGACGATGTCGATTCGTCGTCGGATTCTATAACGAATAGCTTGGACTCGAGCAGTCCCGAAGTAACTAACAAACAGTCGAAGCAAAAGAAGGAAACTGTCATAATGCCGGGCAGTTCCAGGGAGGTGGCGGGCACTATCATAAAAGGCAGATATTACAGCACGAATGAATTCAGTGCGAATTACGATCATGATATCGGCAGTTTCGAAGCGAGCGCGGAGGTGCCCAGCTGGACGatggacgacgacgacggcgaacTCGATGTCAGCACCACTGCGGAAGAGTACTTCAGCAATTCCAGCTGCACCAGCATAGTCGAAGAGATTCTGAACGAAGTGCTCGATCGTGCAATGCAATTGTGCGACATCGCCGAACCACCTAAAAGC GAGGAAATTCCACAGCATAACGCGAAAACTAATCGAAATGTCGGCCTTGGTGTTCACAACCTTCACTCTCACATGTTGCTCTACTGTGGGGTGTACGATTCGGCCAGGACTCTTTATGCTCTGCGTACCCTTAGGAACGAACTATTGACGAACATGCGAATGTTTCTGTGTTGCGCGGCAACAACCGGTGTGACGAACGCAACAAAGAACACAGTGTTATTAAACTTGTTGGCAAGACATAGGAAAAGTGTTTTTGGCCGGAACTTTCATGGTGATGTAGCTAATACGGAATTCATAGCGGCTTACAGGAGTAGCATGTATCTGGAAGTGTTGATAAGCGTATGCCTGTACTTCGCGAGAAGCTACTATCCAAATCTGGGACAGATGAGACTTACGTGCGAAGAGATCGCTGGTAATCGCCAG GTACAACTTGCGAGTGCAGAGTTACTGACGCTAATATTTTCCGAATTAATCCCGATCGTCCGCGATTCTGGGAAAGGCTTTAGCTGCTACATAGTTGATTTATTGACTAAATGTAAAGTACAAAAAGTTGCTCTGCACTGTCTTGTGTCCAGTGTTATGAGCATGAAGAACGCTCACAAGGAGACTGAGGATGTCTCCACGTTTACTGAAGAAATCGTGTTATTTAATGACCCGTTTGTCGACAATGATGttaacaaatgtaaatatagaGCAAGCGATCATACGGAAGCTTTTCAGATACAGTTGTTACG GTTATTATTAGCGTTAATTATGTTGGAGCATCAGTGTAGTAGTCAAAAAGGAgaggaaattaatttaacgacGTCGCCTATACCAAGTTCGCCGACACGGACGTCAAACTTGATCGGGAACAGTTTGAAATATGTCTCTGGGGCCGCAATACCACAGCAACCGATGTTCCTTGCTAGTATTCTTAGCGCCCTGCAACTC GATCACATGAGACATCTTCATCAACATTGGACCACTCTTGTTACGTCCAGTCTACCTTTTATGGGACCGTCTTTAACATCCGTTGTAACGTCGGTTATTCATCAGCTGTGCTGCAATATTGAGCATCTAGCGTCATATTACATCAGCGAAGAAGCAACATTGACATCAAAATTACAGGATATAAGCACAGTGGAATGCTGCTTGCCTGCAGATTACACCGTAACACATTTGGAGGCTTTGACGTACTTGCTGCATTACTGTCTGTTGGACACCTCTCAGCAAGTTGGATTCTCGTTTAATCAACCGTTAAGTGGTACGATACAAACGGGAATTCCCGGTGCTAATCCCGGGCAGATATTCAACAATCTCATACACGTCTTTATGCCCAGCCCACTTTCTCCG gaTTTATCCACAGCGAAGGATAAAACTGGCGCGAACGAGCTGCAGCAACACGCCAGAAGAACAGCATTAAGCCATTTACCAAGAATAATAGCATCATTGTCTGCTTTATGGCAAGCGGTTCTGGCAACAAAAGACAA CGAACAAGCTAGCTGTGTGGTGGGCAGTCCGAGAATAgtcaaatatcaattattgGAGCTCCTGTCTCCAATTTCTTTTCATCACGGAGCCAACTTCTTGGCTGCAGTCGCGGTTGCATGGCACGAAAGGCGTCAACCATCCGCTGCGTCAAAGAAG ATACTTCCGGAAGCCTGCCCTAATCAGCAAGTAATGGTTCACCTTGTTAGTGCGATTCGTGTTATGCCCATTGATACTTTGGTGCACACCGTGCATCAAGTAGTGAAAACGCCACCGCCGATACATGGAATCAAGCAAGATTTCTCACTAGAAGTCTCGGTGCTGGAATTACTTTATGTCTACATGCAGAGTAACACGTCGCAATCGCTTATCGAGTCTTGGGCATCCTTGCTCAGTTTATTAAAGGATGGTCTATCGCTAACAGCACCTGCCCAATTTCTCTTGCTGGCTATACTGAACGAATATGTACAAAAGTGCCCACCTATGCAAGAGAAGAAAGACATCAAAGACTTGCAAGACGTGTCTGCGAAG TTGATCGAATCGTGTTCGCAAATAGCCGGTGCCTGTTTAGAGCAAACAACGTGGCTAAGAAGAAATTTGGCCGTCCGAGAAGACGTTTTCGAGGTGGTGGAAGGCTCTTCGGAAG TAACACCCGGAACCCCACCTAATGCGGCGTACAGCGTTCAAGCGCAAGCGGTATTAGCGGAAATACTCGCACCACTGTTGGATGTTGGTTACGGTTCGCAAGAAAAGGAGCGCGTGGTAACGCTCCTGACAAATCTCATGTACAATGTTACACCTTACCTAAAGAATCACAC gataaaaaatatcgcCTCGTTCACCGCTTGCTCTCAACTATTGGCTTCCTTATCGGGATATCAGTACACGAGAAAGGCATGGCGCAAGGACGTTTTAGATTTGTTGCTCGACTCGGCCTTTTTCCAAATGATACCGGCCTGTCTACCGTATTGGAGAACCATAATAGACAATTTGATGACACACGACAATACTACCTTCAGAGATTTAATGA ATCGCGTCTCCATGGCTCAAGGCAGCGGGATCAGTATATTTTCTTCGAAAGAACAGGAGTACGAGCAGAAAGCACAGCTCTTGAAACGTCTGGCGTTCGTCATTCTTTGCAGCGAAATGGATCAGTATCACAAATATATGCCGGAGATACAAG AACGTTTAGCAGACAGTTTACGCCTACCCCAAGTAATCCCGTCTATTCAGGCGCAAGTGTTTCTCTGTTTTCGCGTACTGCTATTGAGAATGTCACCACAACACGCGACATCCTTATGGCCGGTCATAGTTAGCGAGCTTGTTCAAGTATTCCTCTACATTGAACAGGAACTGAGTACAGACAGCGAAGAATTCAG TCGTCATAGCAG CTCGCACATCAAACTGTTGTCCGCTCTGGACTCGTCGTGGGCTGTTAACGCCAGCAACGGACTTCAGGCACACGGGCATCCTCACTGGTTGCAACTGCAGCTGGCTGCCGCCAAGCTGTTAGACCTCGCGTTGCTGTTGGACGCGCATAGATTACCACAATTTCAGAT GTATAAATGGGCATTCGTCGGAGATGCAGCGGCAGGCTGTATGGATAACAATAACTTATCTTCAGACTTTGTGCCGCATATTACGAGAATAGCAAAATTGATGGACAGTAAG TTCAAGCCAGAAGGTCCACCGCCGAAAAGGAATCCGGGGGAGCTTCTATTAACGTCGAATAACGTTCGCTCTTTGCAAGATCTGCACCATTTCTTCTCAAGCCTTAGTCGTGCTACGTGCGACACATACGTGCCGATAAATAACACGCAACTGGAGACTGTAATCGAGCAGGACTTCCTTGAGAAAATGCCGGCCGTGCCAGCGAGATAG